A stretch of Chitinophaga caeni DNA encodes these proteins:
- a CDS encoding NACHT domain-containing protein: MIDLSYDYIVMLQNEVLRQFGVDNITPGLCKPLSTAILGRTTKIVSETTLKRFFGFAAAQHSFSRYTLNTLSHYCGYKDWDEFQSKNVAATIKTSIAPSPTIEGCTSKWMELKAKANAVSQYTIQTLKNRSGIPFNYTVVRQETIQHIERFLNSDYPATVFIAPPGWGKSISLVHAVEHCWFNQNAAHTEDICWFINAHAAGSLMMKGFSLANWLDNQLNLGPGENLREYFSNNPQARSGKLVLIIDGFDELNLGSDKTKMLYSKLEDFVYSNDEHPWVKVILSVRSSTWSELFQRSQHYANFRKFWFMGRKMDEETNINIPLLSKEEMKSVLNHYHFDAQKVEQLSDLFLQKLIHPYYLQLFCQLNEEHGDGFFDERLSLFEIASKFIQNRVFQSNKNTFKIAIIDKLLQLLDYGRNGLYADKALLLNKNTDLFPAYKELVTDNILVEENLSQEIMFNVKVRFTHNFMLEYFVAMHFYQNYGEHVREDMLNHILSYFPPSSFRISVLNWLVRCCINKQQYECIHAILKLPLTTNERSQILEYIVLHHNQEDRKPVALEEVFPIGFFKKHPISGFVNDDFVQYRKKKILDTFLGLAESTEDKLKIRSNLFVMALMQLDAESCEFELTNIRKLTADDEALTAMSIQPYEIFLFIYEYLKFGEVNEDIKEKIYDCKWLWLIGGQKIGVAEEIVCKAMCFAFLLMGDYQQLLNFTQRLFERYPQMLYSKGDVFRLTLLCWEAQAHLRVGNTKEGKRIHEHIDRVLKLNLADQFSTKHVQTLQKIIGAEICYQNGDYNRAIKLAESAMEMAQKLDFKLFALINYTILNKVYQDLNMEHQTELAMQQVALIQKNTTFKKAVSNFIYQ, translated from the coding sequence ATGATTGATTTATCCTACGATTACATCGTGATGCTCCAAAACGAAGTCTTGCGTCAATTCGGTGTGGACAACATTACTCCCGGGCTATGTAAACCATTATCAACAGCCATCCTGGGAAGAACAACGAAAATCGTGAGTGAAACAACGTTAAAGCGATTCTTCGGGTTTGCAGCAGCACAACATAGTTTTTCAAGGTACACCTTGAATACTTTGTCGCATTATTGTGGCTATAAAGATTGGGACGAGTTCCAATCAAAGAATGTCGCCGCAACTATTAAAACATCTATTGCGCCTTCTCCTACAATCGAAGGTTGCACCTCCAAATGGATGGAGCTCAAAGCTAAGGCCAACGCGGTTTCTCAGTACACCATTCAAACGCTGAAAAATCGCTCCGGTATCCCTTTCAACTACACCGTGGTAAGACAGGAAACGATTCAACACATCGAACGGTTCTTGAACAGTGATTACCCGGCCACTGTTTTTATTGCTCCCCCAGGCTGGGGAAAATCAATCTCCCTTGTACATGCTGTTGAACATTGCTGGTTTAACCAAAATGCCGCGCATACGGAAGACATTTGCTGGTTTATCAATGCCCATGCTGCCGGAAGTCTTATGATGAAAGGCTTTTCGCTAGCCAATTGGCTCGATAATCAACTCAATCTTGGCCCGGGAGAAAACCTAAGGGAATATTTCTCTAATAACCCGCAAGCCCGCAGCGGTAAGCTGGTGCTAATTATTGACGGCTTTGACGAATTGAACCTCGGTAGTGATAAAACTAAAATGTTGTATTCCAAATTGGAGGATTTTGTTTATTCTAACGATGAACACCCATGGGTGAAAGTAATCCTCTCGGTAAGGTCAAGTACCTGGTCGGAGCTTTTTCAAAGATCCCAACATTACGCCAACTTCCGCAAGTTCTGGTTCATGGGTCGCAAAATGGACGAGGAAACTAATATTAACATACCACTGCTCAGCAAGGAAGAAATGAAATCGGTCTTGAATCATTATCATTTCGATGCGCAAAAAGTGGAACAGCTATCAGACCTTTTCTTGCAGAAATTAATACACCCGTATTATTTACAGCTATTCTGTCAATTGAACGAAGAACACGGGGACGGCTTCTTCGATGAAAGGCTCAGCCTTTTCGAGATTGCGTCCAAATTTATCCAGAACAGGGTGTTCCAGTCAAATAAAAATACTTTCAAAATTGCCATCATCGATAAATTATTACAATTACTCGATTATGGAAGAAACGGTTTATATGCAGATAAAGCTTTACTCTTAAATAAAAACACGGATCTCTTCCCGGCATATAAAGAATTGGTAACCGATAATATCCTGGTTGAAGAAAACTTGAGCCAAGAAATCATGTTTAATGTGAAGGTCCGGTTTACCCATAATTTTATGCTGGAATATTTCGTCGCAATGCATTTCTATCAAAATTACGGCGAACATGTGCGAGAAGATATGCTCAACCATATCCTATCATATTTTCCCCCTTCGAGTTTCAGGATATCGGTCTTGAATTGGCTCGTGCGCTGCTGCATCAACAAGCAACAGTATGAATGTATCCACGCTATCCTGAAACTTCCCTTAACAACGAACGAGCGCTCCCAAATACTGGAGTATATCGTGTTACATCACAACCAGGAGGATCGCAAACCGGTTGCGCTGGAAGAAGTTTTCCCCATCGGCTTTTTCAAAAAACACCCCATCAGCGGTTTCGTGAACGACGATTTTGTTCAGTACCGCAAGAAAAAAATCCTGGATACCTTCTTGGGATTAGCCGAATCTACTGAAGACAAGTTGAAGATACGCAGCAATCTTTTCGTGATGGCCCTGATGCAACTCGATGCCGAATCATGTGAATTCGAGTTGACCAATATCAGGAAACTGACGGCTGATGACGAGGCGTTGACTGCCATGTCCATCCAACCTTACGAGATATTCCTGTTTATATATGAATACCTCAAATTCGGGGAAGTCAACGAAGATATCAAGGAGAAAATTTACGATTGCAAATGGCTATGGTTGATCGGCGGACAGAAAATTGGCGTGGCGGAAGAGATTGTTTGTAAAGCGATGTGCTTCGCTTTCTTGTTGATGGGTGATTACCAGCAGCTGCTAAACTTCACGCAACGATTATTTGAAAGGTATCCACAAATGCTTTATAGCAAGGGAGATGTATTCAGGCTAACGCTACTTTGCTGGGAAGCACAGGCCCATTTACGGGTAGGCAATACCAAGGAAGGGAAGCGTATTCATGAGCATATCGACAGGGTGTTGAAGCTAAACTTGGCGGATCAATTCAGTACCAAGCATGTACAAACTTTACAAAAAATAATAGGCGCGGAAATTTGCTACCAGAACGGTGACTACAACAGGGCTATCAAACTGGCAGAATCAGCGATGGAGATGGCGCAAAAACTCGACTTCAAATTATTTGCCCTGATTAATTATACCATATTGAATAAGGTTTACCAAGATCTTAATATGGAACATCAAACCGAATTGGCGATGCAACAAGTTGCCTTAATACAAAAAAATACTACGTTCAAAAAAGCTGTATCAAACTTTATTTATCAATAA
- a CDS encoding transglutaminase domain-containing protein — translation MANEDSRYTTVQTFLLNLLSLLTILPLAPFLNRFIPPVIIGDIHIDLFISLLIAFLITRIILWIFKPLMIPAFVLVCSVLVYNFFIGSYTFTNVINDYKGMVQGNWGAKDQKQQDILSLYPRRVETYYDKTVRGIREKVNDQDSVVRNYAVKYSLTDFDEYFSKYGKIVRFLSLYKHIRNNFKYVNDSQRDEYFATPQETIRNGLGGDCDDHSILMVSCMQSIGAKCRIVLVKGHAYPELYCGNKDDFEILKQAIVLLFNNPPVKQLYYHEMKGEYWINLDYTARHPGGPYMNNQVYALIDL, via the coding sequence ATGGCGAATGAAGATTCAAGATATACTACGGTTCAAACTTTCTTGTTAAACCTGTTGAGCCTGTTGACTATTTTGCCTTTAGCGCCCTTTTTAAACCGGTTTATTCCACCCGTTATCATCGGGGACATCCATATAGATTTATTTATATCCCTCTTGATCGCGTTCTTGATAACCAGGATCATTTTATGGATCTTCAAACCCTTGATGATACCGGCATTTGTATTGGTTTGCAGCGTTTTAGTATACAATTTCTTCATTGGAAGCTATACATTCACGAACGTGATCAACGATTATAAGGGGATGGTCCAGGGTAACTGGGGTGCTAAAGATCAAAAACAACAAGATATACTCAGCTTGTATCCAAGAAGGGTAGAGACCTATTATGACAAAACCGTAAGGGGTATCAGGGAAAAAGTCAATGACCAGGATTCCGTCGTTAGAAATTATGCTGTAAAGTATTCTTTAACAGATTTTGACGAATATTTTTCAAAATATGGTAAAATAGTACGGTTTTTGAGCTTATATAAACATATTCGTAATAACTTTAAGTATGTGAATGACTCCCAAAGGGATGAGTATTTTGCCACCCCGCAAGAAACTATCCGGAATGGTTTAGGGGGTGATTGTGACGATCATTCAATCCTGATGGTTTCCTGTATGCAAAGTATCGGGGCCAAATGTAGGATTGTACTGGTAAAAGGCCATGCTTACCCCGAATTGTATTGTGGCAATAAGGATGACTTTGAAATTTTGAAACAAGCAATTGTCCTTTTATTCAACAATCCGCCTGTAAAACAGTTATATTATCATGAAATGAAAGGAGAGTATTGGATCAACTTAGATTATACGGCGCGCCATCCCGGGGGGCCTTATATGAATAACCAAGTATATGCCCTAATCGATTTATAA
- a CDS encoding Dps family protein encodes MKVNIGVPEKNLQAVADKLQVLLADESILYTKTRNYHWNVEGQNFSEMHLFYEGQYGDLAEMIDEVAERIRQLGHYSVGRLADFLKLTHLLEPEYTNDQKTQLKNLLDDHETIIRFIRECIREFDETHNDAGSSDFVTGLMEKHEKMAWMLRSYLK; translated from the coding sequence ATGAAAGTGAACATTGGTGTACCCGAAAAAAATTTACAAGCAGTAGCTGATAAACTGCAAGTGCTATTAGCAGACGAAAGTATTTTATATACTAAAACGAGAAACTATCACTGGAATGTTGAAGGACAGAATTTCTCGGAGATGCACCTATTTTATGAAGGACAATATGGCGACCTGGCAGAAATGATCGATGAAGTGGCTGAAAGGATCCGCCAATTGGGACATTATAGCGTAGGGCGCCTTGCCGATTTCCTCAAGTTGACACATTTGTTGGAGCCGGAATACACGAACGATCAGAAAACACAATTGAAGAATTTGTTAGATGATCATGAAACAATTATCCGCTTCATCCGTGAATGTATCCGCGAGTTTGATGAAACCCATAACGATGCTGGTTCTAGTGATTTTGTTACCGGCTTGATGGAGAAACACGAAAAAATGGCTTGGATGCTCCGCTCTTATTTGAAATAG
- a CDS encoding DUF1569 domain-containing protein → MKNFFDQADAATIISRVQHINPASTPHWGKMTAAQMLAHCNAAMEMALGKKQVKRAWFSYLVGWLAKPMFLNEKPFPKGLPTDPSLLAGDGNGVEEEKNKLIGQIQELASGGPGVVTTAAHSFFGKLTAEQWARGMYKHLDHHLQQFGV, encoded by the coding sequence ATGAAGAATTTCTTTGACCAGGCAGATGCTGCCACTATCATTTCCAGGGTACAACATATTAACCCGGCTTCCACTCCCCACTGGGGCAAAATGACTGCGGCACAGATGCTTGCGCATTGCAATGCCGCCATGGAAATGGCCTTGGGAAAGAAGCAGGTTAAAAGGGCCTGGTTCAGTTACTTGGTAGGTTGGTTGGCAAAGCCCATGTTCCTGAATGAGAAACCCTTCCCCAAGGGCCTGCCTACCGACCCTTCACTTTTGGCAGGGGATGGCAATGGTGTGGAAGAAGAGAAAAATAAGCTCATCGGGCAAATCCAGGAATTGGCCAGCGGTGGCCCTGGAGTTGTAACAACAGCAGCCCATTCATTTTTTGGTAAACTAACTGCTGAACAATGGGCCAGGGGCATGTACAAACACCTGGATCACCATCTACAACAGTTCGGCGTATAA